In one Candidatus Thermoplasmatota archaeon genomic region, the following are encoded:
- a CDS encoding winged helix-turn-helix transcriptional regulator, translating into MELSRLRADAQLAAARPSLRQEIHAFIVAHPAAHILEIAERFGLSHPTIMYHLDLLKSEGYVVSVPWGKRRVHFDAASHFTAWEREVLATFAADEPRAILEAVAASPGTFGRELAASLGLSTTTVKRHLPALLKLGLIAEVESGFRRRFAIGPQLVRRGPALLAKIPEAVGMQAMIRAVLADTIGPNPSETT; encoded by the coding sequence ATGGAACTCTCGAGGCTTCGCGCCGACGCGCAGCTTGCGGCCGCCCGACCGAGCCTTCGGCAGGAGATCCATGCCTTCATCGTGGCCCACCCGGCGGCGCACATCCTCGAGATCGCGGAGCGCTTCGGCCTCAGCCACCCGACGATCATGTACCACCTCGATCTCCTGAAGAGCGAGGGGTACGTCGTCTCCGTTCCCTGGGGGAAGCGGCGCGTCCACTTCGACGCCGCCTCGCACTTCACGGCCTGGGAGCGGGAGGTCCTCGCCACGTTCGCCGCGGACGAGCCGCGCGCCATCCTCGAAGCCGTCGCCGCGAGCCCCGGCACCTTCGGTCGCGAGCTCGCGGCCTCCCTCGGGCTTTCCACGACCACCGTCAAGCGGCATCTGCCCGCGCTCCTGAAGCTCGGTCTCATCGCCGAGGTGGAGTCGGGCTTCCGTCGCCGCTTCGCGATCGGCCCCCAGCTCGTCCGTCGCGGGCCCGCCCTCCTCGCGAAGATCCCCGAGGCCGTCGGCATGCAGGCGATGATCCGCGCGGTCCTCGCCGACACGATCGGACCGAACCCTTCAGAGACAACTTGA